The Zymobacter palmae DNA window GTTGTCCGACCGCATTGACGACTGGCTGATGGCGCATCTGGGTGAGTTCGACGGTAAGTCGTTTGCCGATGTGGCGAAGGGCGATCTGGATCTTGGCGACGTCGAAGACGAAGCAGAGAAGAAAGCGCAGGAAGAAACGGCTAAGGCGAAACAGCCGCTGATTGAGCGTCTGAAAGGCGTGCTGGGCGAGCGAGTGGCAGATGTTCGCGTCACGCACCGCCTGACCGATTCGCCGGCCTGTGTCGTGCTGGATGAGCATGATGTCGGTTTCCAGATGCGTCGCCTTATGGAGGCTGCAGGGCAGCCAATTCCTGAAAGCCGTCCGATTCTGGAGATCAATCCAGACCATGCCCTGGTGCAAGGACTGGAAGGAGCGCCCGACGAGCGCTTTGACGATCTGGCGGCCATCCTGCTGGATCAGGCGATCCTTGCTGAAGGCGGGCATCTTGATGACCCGGCAGCGTATGTAAGGCGCTTGAACAAAGTGCTGACCGATACCCTCTAAGTCATCGGTTGTTTACTTTGTCGTTCTGACCATGGCGCGCGCCTGAGTTTTGTCGATTCAGGCGCGCGTAGCGTATTCAGTGGCGGGTTTTCCATAAGCTGACGTTATTTCCATATTTTTTGCACTTTTTTAGTGAAACGACGTGTATTGAATGGAAAAATGATTTATCGATATGTTTTGAAAGGAAGTTTTTCTGATGACGAGGGGTGATAGCAATCATTTACTCTACGTTATGGCATTATTACAAGACGCTCGTTTCCTTAAATAGAGGTCATAAAAGCACGGTATTCCGTGTGGATTATGGTAGGGTTTGCCGGGTGTTTAGTCCGAGAACCTTTACGATGACGCGAGCTTTTTCACGGCCCGTATGGATGCTGTCCTTGGCGTTGGTGACGCTGGGTACATCGGCAATTGCCAGTGTGCCTGTATCACAGCACTCGCCAAAGGCTGCCATTACGCCGGCAGCAGCGCATGCTGCTGTTTCCCTGACGACCATGCCTGATCTTCGCGATCAGCCTGCAGGTCCAGAGCGCAAGGAAGCTTTCATCAGTCTACTGATGCCCATCATCAAGGAACAGAATGCCCAGATCGCCAGAGACCGGGAATGGTTACTGACAGCGCGTCGGGCAAATGAATGGACCAATCAGGCGGCAACCCGCTTCGATGCTATCTGCAAGCGCTATGGTGTGTCATGCACCAGCGCCCAGCCCAACCAGATTCCCTGGGACCGGCTGCTCAGTCGTGTTGATGTGATTCCCTCCCAGATGGTGATGGTTCAGGCCATCGAAGAGTCTGGCTGGGGCACATCGCGTTTTGCACGCGAAAGCAATAATCTGTTTGGCATGCGCTGCTTTGGCCGCAACTGCGGCGTGGCTCAGCAGGGAATCGACCCTGACGAGGCCCAGCGCTTCCAGCAGTTCGCGTCCGTTGAAGATAACGTGCGCGCCTATCTGCTGAACATCAACACCCATGCGGCTTATGAAGGGCTGCGCCAGCAGCGCGCCCAGCTACGTCGTCAGGGTCGTCCTGTGCAGGCGGGTACCTTGATCGCCTCTCTGGAACGCTATTCCGAGCGTGGGCCGCTGTATCTGGCCCAGCTGCGTTCGCTTTTGACGACCAACCGCTCCTTGATTGAGCGTCACCATCAGCGCAGTAGTGAAGATCGCATGATGGTGGCTGACAACGTCAACGCTCCACGCGTATAAGCCCGCAGCGATCGACGGTTGCCGATCGACATCATCGCCCTTGCTGTGTCACGCAGCAGGGGCGATGTCATATCTGGGATCAACAATCTATCAAAAGTGCCGTACCTCATAGCGGATAGCCGATCGTTGTAACGATACCGGCATAACGCAGCGTTATAGTGATCACTGATGATATTGCAGGGCGTTATTCATCACCCTCTGGTGTATTGAACCGATATCCCACCCCCCGAACCGTATCAATTAGCATCGCGGACAGCTTTCGCCGCAGGTGGTGTACATGCACCTCCAGCGCATTTGAATCCACCTCGTCGCGCTGACCATAGACTACCTGTTCTAGGTACGCTCTGGTCAGCACTTGATCCGGATGATTGGCAAAGGCCACCAGCAGTGCATATTCACGGCGGGCCAGCGTAATTGACTGCCCCTGCCAGTACACCTCGCGTTTGCCTTCGTCGATGCGCAGCAGGCCGAGCGCAATGACGCGGCTGGCGCGACCCGCCGAGCGCCGGATGATCATCCGGAGCCGAGCCAGCAGTTCCTCGACTTCGAACGGCACCTGTACGTAGTCGTCGGCGCCGATATCCAGAACGCTGACCTTCACAGCGAGCGCTTTCTGCGGAGTAACCACCATGACGGGCAGCGTAGAAGTTTCACGCAGCTGGCGTAACAATTGCACACCGTGTTCGGCAGGTGTCGGAAGGTCCATGATAAGTGCTGCAAAATCATTTTCGGCCACGGTGTTCAGAAGCTGGTTATCCTGCTCGATAACGTTAACGTGATAACCCTCTGTTTCCAGAAGCGCTTTGACAGATTTTTCTGACGTGGGATCATTCATGCTGAGCAATAGGCGCATGCCGTTTCCTCGATCGCGTGCTATTGCTAGATAGCGTAGTCCATGCGGCGGTCCTCATCGTTCCAGAATGGAACGTATGTGCCGAGCGAAATAAGATAAAGCAGTTAATGGCCGCGACGCTTCAGGGCGACGCGGGGTATCATGGTGAAAACGATGGCGTATCTAGCCCTTCGGATGGGGGCGCGCTGCCGTAATGACGTCTTAGCAACAGGGAAGGAATGGAAGATTATGTCTGAGCAAGGACAACGGGTGGCCGTACTGGGCGGTGGCAGCTTCGGGACGGCATTGGCCAGCATTGCGTCGGCAAAGGGCGCACGGGTGCGGCAGTGGTTGCGAGATCCCGCGCTGGTCGAGCGTATCAACCGTGACCGTGTGAACGACCGCTATCTGCCTACATTCCGTATCGACGACAATGTCGAAGCCTCCACGGACATGCAGTACGTGCTGAGCGATGCCGAGCTGGTGCTGGTCGCCATTCCCTCCAAGGCATTCCGGCAGGTAGTGCGCCGCGCTGCTCAGTGGATT harbors:
- a CDS encoding protein bax; protein product: MTRAFSRPVWMLSLALVTLGTSAIASVPVSQHSPKAAITPAAAHAAVSLTTMPDLRDQPAGPERKEAFISLLMPIIKEQNAQIARDREWLLTARRANEWTNQAATRFDAICKRYGVSCTSAQPNQIPWDRLLSRVDVIPSQMVMVQAIEESGWGTSRFARESNNLFGMRCFGRNCGVAQQGIDPDEAQRFQQFASVEDNVRAYLLNINTHAAYEGLRQQRAQLRRQGRPVQAGTLIASLERYSERGPLYLAQLRSLLTTNRSLIERHHQRSSEDRMMVADNVNAPRV
- a CDS encoding winged helix-turn-helix domain-containing protein yields the protein MRLLLSMNDPTSEKSVKALLETEGYHVNVIEQDNQLLNTVAENDFAALIMDLPTPAEHGVQLLRQLRETSTLPVMVVTPQKALAVKVSVLDIGADDYVQVPFEVEELLARLRMIIRRSAGRASRVIALGLLRIDEGKREVYWQGQSITLARREYALLVAFANHPDQVLTRAYLEQVVYGQRDEVDSNALEVHVHHLRRKLSAMLIDTVRGVGYRFNTPEGDE